The genomic DNA GATTAAGAGTCATTTTGGCTACCGCAAAAAAGCTTAAAGCAAGACAAGGTGATATCTATCTTGCTGGAGTTTTGGGAAATGTAAAAGAAGTATTAGATATGTCAGGGTTTAGTTCAATTTTTAAAATATTCGATAATGTAAATTCAGCATTAACACAAATATAATAAATGCAATGATTACAATAAAAGAATTAGAATTACCTGCGAAACTTGAGAATTTAAATCCTTTTATGGATTTCATCTCAAATTTAGCAGAAAATTCAGGTTTTTCTGCTAAACGAATCAATGATATCAATCTTGCAATTGAAGAGATTCTCGTAAACGTATTTAATTATGCCTATGGGAACGGAGAAGGCATTGTTAAAGCTATATGTTCAATTGATGACACTCGTTTTATAATTGAAATCATTGATAAAGGCTCTCCTTTTAACCCTTTAGTAATGGCTGACCCAAATATTTCTGAAGATGTAGAAGATCGAAAAATAGGAGGGTTGGGAATATATTTTGTAAAAAACTTGATGGATGAAGTTTATTATAAAAATATTGATAATAAAAATATCCTAACATTGATAATAAAAAAATAACTTGTAAGATCATCCTTTGAATAAAAACAATGGGGAGGCGGTATGAGGGCAAAAATAAATGTATTTCTTGCCGTAGGATTAGTTTTTGTTTTAATTTCTACAGCATCGGCTACTAATTTTTCTACAAAACCAGCTTTGAATAAGGGACAAAAATGGAGAATGGGATACCTTGAAGGTGGTCATTTTCCTCCGTATAAAAAGAATTTTTTAGGATATATCTATGCCCTTTCTGATCTTGGTTGGTTAGAAGAACCTAATATCCCTTCTCAAATAATTGAAGCTGATGATAGAGACTTGTCTAAAATATGGGAATGGCTCTCAAAAAATTTAAAAAGCAACTATATTGAGTTTGTAATTGACGGTTTTTATACAGATAACTGGGATAAAGACCTTAGGGTTAAAAATAAAGAAATTGTTATCAAAAGATTAAAAGAAATCAAAGATATTGATTTTATGATTGCAATGGGAACATGGGCAGGGCAAGACTTAGCCAACAATGAACATAATACGACAGTAATGGTTTTTTCTACAAGCGATCCCATTAAAGCTGGTATTATTAAAAGCGTAGAAGATTCAGGATATGACCACGTCCATGCAAGAGTTGACCCTGAAAGATATGAAAGGCAAGTAAGACTTTTCCACGAGATTATAGGTTTTCAAAAACTTGGAGTGGCTTATGAAGATTCTCCGTCTGGAAGAACCTATGCTGCAATCACGGACATAGAAAAAGTTGGTAAAGAAAAAGGATTTGAAGTAATACCTTGTTATACTCAAAATCAGGTACCAGATTTTAATGTTGCTCTCCAAAGTGTCATAAAATGTCATGAAGAATTAGCAACTAAAGTTGATGCTGTATATATAACTACCCAAACAGGCGTTAATAACTTGAAATATATGCCCCAAGTGCTTGAACCATTAAATAGACATAAAATTCCTACTTTTTCGCAGGTTGGTTCTGAACATGTTGTTCATGGAGTTTTACTTTGTATAGCTCAAGCGGGTTTTAAATATGTCGCTCAATTCCATGCTGAAATAACAGCAAAAATTTTTAATGGAGCTAAACCTCGAGAACTTCCTCAACTTTTTGCAGATCCTCCTAAAATAGCTATAAATTTAGCTACAGCAGAAATTATTGAATATGACCCTCCCGTTGATATACTTGGAGCTGCAGATGAAATATATCAAGAAATAGAAGTGGCAAAATAAAAAAATGAAACTAAAAAAAATATGATAGAATTACTTACTTTAAAAAAAAGACGAGTACTATTAAATGATGAATATTATTAAATCCGATGAGTTTGTAAAAACAATCAACTCGTTTAGCAAATTAGTTAATTATGATATTTTTTTTATTGAAAGAAATTATTTTTCCAATATTTTAAAGCTCCAAGAAATTATCATCAATGATTTAGACAGGGAAGAAAATTTTCATCCTATCACTATGAATGAGTTAGAAACTGAATTTAATGTAAATTCTGAAATGATAGGAATAATGGCAGAATATGGACTTATAGCTTATCATTCAGTATATTTTCCAAATTCCGATGAAAGAGAATACAATTTTGGATTTGATATAGCTCTGCCGTCCTACGAAATGGATAAGGTTGCAAATATAAAGGCTGTTATGGTTCATCCTAAATACAGAGGACATAGACTTGGGTATATTTTAAATATGCTTTCCTTAGAAAGGCTAAAAAATAAAGGTTATAATCATATATTTGCAACCGTATCACCTTATAATTCGGATAGTCTCTTAATGTTTATGCATAGCGGATTTGTTATAAGAAATTTAAAATATAAGTATGGCAACAAACTAAGATGTATAGTGTATAATGATATAACTAAAAATTTTTCTCAAATTAAATACTTTGGGAAAGAAATTTTTATTTCTAATGAAGATATTGAAACT from Desulfobacterales bacterium includes the following:
- a CDS encoding ABC transporter substrate-binding protein, yielding MRAKINVFLAVGLVFVLISTASATNFSTKPALNKGQKWRMGYLEGGHFPPYKKNFLGYIYALSDLGWLEEPNIPSQIIEADDRDLSKIWEWLSKNLKSNYIEFVIDGFYTDNWDKDLRVKNKEIVIKRLKEIKDIDFMIAMGTWAGQDLANNEHNTTVMVFSTSDPIKAGIIKSVEDSGYDHVHARVDPERYERQVRLFHEIIGFQKLGVAYEDSPSGRTYAAITDIEKVGKEKGFEVIPCYTQNQVPDFNVALQSVIKCHEELATKVDAVYITTQTGVNNLKYMPQVLEPLNRHKIPTFSQVGSEHVVHGVLLCIAQAGFKYVAQFHAEITAKIFNGAKPRELPQLFADPPKIAINLATAEIIEYDPPVDILGAADEIYQEIEVAK
- a CDS encoding ATP-binding protein — translated: MITIKELELPAKLENLNPFMDFISNLAENSGFSAKRINDINLAIEEILVNVFNYAYGNGEGIVKAICSIDDTRFIIEIIDKGSPFNPLVMADPNISEDVEDRKIGGLGIYFVKNLMDEVYYKNIDNKNILTLIIKK
- a CDS encoding GNAT family N-acetyltransferase, producing the protein MMNIIKSDEFVKTINSFSKLVNYDIFFIERNYFSNILKLQEIIINDLDREENFHPITMNELETEFNVNSEMIGIMAEYGLIAYHSVYFPNSDEREYNFGFDIALPSYEMDKVANIKAVMVHPKYRGHRLGYILNMLSLERLKNKGYNHIFATVSPYNSDSLLMFMHSGFVIRNLKYKYGNKLRCIVYNDITKNFSQIKYFGKEIFISNEDIETQKKYLNEGYVGVDIRNIDNQYKIVYVNYLDHKTTRGGA